In a single window of the Tigriopus californicus strain San Diego chromosome 2, Tcal_SD_v2.1, whole genome shotgun sequence genome:
- the LOC131893193 gene encoding protein sickie-like, whose product MSVAASRMPMAQAASNSSQKSIIEIYTDWANHYLDKLKGRHPKIKDLQVELADGLVLADVIEAVMSQKVPEILRKPKTPSQMVHNLQACLNFLQTKGVAGVEDISASDLREGNLKSILGLFFQLSRFKQQQKLQAQQKVSTGDSRTSTPRVPSIPPSPAKPSGIPPPGSAIPQPSSAKKTKGSTMLSKLGSRQNSASSLKTSSQVNGAVGTSAPAVSPHKISGKSAIPNPSTPTKGSMLERFKLGGGMPKTNSPHTMLPKPASNGPGPQPSIRYQYSPRETGLGKRTSSSSGFSSARSVGSESSVSLSSDTNFPSPSALRRINENSTFSPAQTPVKTSSGSPKSLRAKKFASPTSARASPQHRNSSSPKRSPKFQRSNTSLGATEIKDYGPIDSVDNYPPHKNSRIPGSKPNNARSTPPTAIPQGHKPLQGSNSNSRIPTTGVPPTGTNTRGDVPPPPPPRDEMVQGCSVKPILVDGNNGEKPSGQTSATNDREEAMTASFHSRSCSLPRHTRPLEEGHSSTSPQIVAVVSPMPSLKKGMSLDSASVKAAMEAAACKSSTSGTKLDEGGDDDTSLKNLVPMAPIFGDKGEHAKSQHPHQQHPSFHLTNKTESPYGFSGNRGLSSNIAINTASIHQSGPSSLDLQRPVYASGSHSIDVGYLSDGDTAFFNNNKSAQSNLDDGYLSEGGASFYARKIQTRIALEKQKTAEEQRQKFSRPLPGLPEVLSANSPGNMKPQHSSLNCQQESIYRVVGNRNKPKSETGIQTETASAVKHNNQQQNGQHVDWKQAMAHNARVLSSQEKAMDEYLRRQRAAAEQHIQQANHHLSRQRPLVGTREDGRGASNYAPSSGFQSVPGTPSETRKARHPKTSSPLPNVGGNAGPSPHYYQQQQQQQHEQQQQQQQQHLKSRAHSSLTEGVGHYFMGSNPRGNGMGPNGHHRQQQHHPQLFSNMRNGGSLERKPKGGQDHQAFYGGTTCSSDSEYGRLLSTPMANRKSSVPTHGTNNTSPSGSLRRDPAFGSKSLPKGTSASLNYGLMLERIQQKRQQRGHTSGALSNGRANDGSLSDSNYATYSEIQGMRSGSQSPFSWLQPASTYASLQDPYPQWNGNPHDPSETSSFSGIASDAMGSNESLNSVSSSIQQARANSLTKARLMMHQRSISPRNNVKPNQISNSNFSRTTEQEKGFPSQNNEYYGVPFPANNGPGRFKSQPTSPSKPQGQGLSLPPNYNGSVYSSFKNNTDMEHDRFSNPDMSAMTLDQRTDYEIQKLRKELSDENDKVKNLTSQLVTNAHVVAAFEQSLSNMTSRLHHLTSTSEKKDSELNELRRTIDKLRQSGADMGLIAQPHDLMRQKSTDSVTSVCSNGSQAANGQNREREQGRKHSAPSSQKSIGPKRSGWLRHSFSKAFSKGGNAAKPGKCKGGSVSDMEDGGISSKLYYEDNKSEGEGKFPVPVPPRASSAASGSLLIEGERPPQRVEPELVAELKKQLLEKDSLLTETRLEALSSAHQLESLRETVTKMSSELMSLKTDNERLQTSLATQQPGGLKSLSSSQSSLNGSCSMNGISTHNPANEVYEGSRGQMTGESLRDTRDRPNSVTMSEVDSVLSGPSSLDLSGSTDPTNKEGGKLVTVSVIASTTRSIRLGVISVSGKSNWDLLDSLVHRLFKEYVMRVDPVSNLGLNAESIASYEVGEIKRTNCSTSKPEFLPYGYFVGNTTDIRINLKRAALNSQVDMVAFETLTPKSIVQRYVSLLVEHKRIILSGPTATGKTFMANTLAQFLINRKRENPGSTPTKSNEAQPSETQSNPIMNFHVDIHNKNDLKKLLIRICEHTQNEGSKGIVPQVLILDDLHHAGKLEEIFENTLTLSPETCPYIIGTMTQSTTSSTTNLQLKHNFRLVLFANHIEPVRGFLGRYLRKKLLDVETETRVHDGDMSSIVEWIPRVYIQVNKFLESHSCSEVTLGPGKFLNCPIDIRGSRKWFIDLWNNTLVPHLLDSVREGLQMYGRRVSWEDPIRFVQETWPWQDPPGDDLGNEALAPIRPQDVGYDNESPLAPMSHNGRPLSNSDSLGSGNGDSGNGSDPLFNMLMHLQEAAAHHPLPDDNLE is encoded by the exons ATGAGTGTGGCCGCCAGTCGCATGCCAATGGCGCAAGCAGCCTCCAACTCATCCCAAAAGTCCATTATTGAAATCTACACGGACTGGGCAAACCATTACTTGGACAAGCTAAAAGGCAGGCATCCCAAGATTAAGGACTTGCAAGTCGAATTGGCTGATGGTCTGGTCTTGGCGGATGTGATTGAGGCCGTCATGTCTCAAAAGGTGCCCGAAATTCTCCGCAAGCCAAAGACACCCTCGCAAATGGTGCACAATCTGCAGGCTTGTTTGAACTTCCTGCAAACCAAAGGGGTGGCTGGAGTTGAGGACATATCCGCCTCCGACTTACGTGAGGGGAATCTTAAGTCCATCCTCGGCTTGTTCTTCCAGCTTTCGAGATTCAAGCAGCAACAGAAGCTGCAGGCCCAGCAGAAAGTTTCGACAGGGGACTCCCGGACTTCGACGCCGAGAGTCCCGTCCATTCCACCTTCACCGGCCAAACCGTCAGGTATTCCGCCACCCGGTAGCGCCATTCCTCAACCTAGTTCAGCTAAAAAGACCAAAGGCTCCACGATGCTATCCAAATTGGGGTCAAGGCAAAACTCTGCGTCAAGTTTGAAGACATCTAGTCAAGTCAATGGAGCTGTTGGGACATCTGCCCCTGCGGTATCACCCCATAAAATCAGTGGCAAGTCCGCCATACCAAATCCATCAACTCCCACTAAAGGTTCCATGTTGGAACGCTTCAAATTGGGAGGAGGTATGCCCAAGACCAATAGTCCTCATACCATGCTGCCTAAGCCAGCTAGTAATGGGCCAGGGCCTCAACCATCCATACGATATCAATATTCCCCGCGGGAAACTGGACTAGGCAAGCGAACGTCGAGTTCGAGTGGATTCAGCTCGGCCAGATCGGTGGGCAGTGAGAGCTCTGTGAGCTTGAGTAGCGACACCAACTTCCCATCCCCGTCGGCCTTACGAAGGATCAATGAGAATTCCACCTTCAGTCCGGCTCAGACCCCTGTCAAGACCTCATCGGGTAGCCCCAAATCCCTGAGGGCCAAGAAGTTCGCCTCGCCCACCTCGGCCAGGGCCAGCCCACAACACCGGAATTCGTCCTCGCCAAAGAGATCTCCCAAGTTCCAACGTTCCAACACGAGTTTAGGGGCCACTGAAATCAAGGATTATGGCCCCATTGACTCGGTGGATAACTATCCACCTCACAAGAACTCCAGGATTCCTGGAAGCAAGCCTAACAACGCCAGATCTACTCCCCCCACCGCCATACCACAGGGCCATAAACCCCTCCAGGGTTCTAATTCAAATTCTCGAATACCAACCACGGGTGTGCCGCCGACAGGAACTAATACCCGAGGTGATgttccaccaccacctccacccaGAGACGAAATGGTCCAAGGATGCTCCGTCAAGCCTATATTAGTGGATGGAAATAATGGCGAGAAACCCAGTGGGCAAACGAGTGCCACAAACGATCGAGAAGAAGCCATGACTGCTTCATTCCATTCTCGGTCTTGTTCTCTTCCAAGGCATACCCGCCCTTTGGAGGAAGGCCATTCCTCTACCTCACCCCAAATTGTGGCTGTGGTCTCCCCTATGCCCTCACTGAAAAAGGGCATGTCCTTGGACTCGGCATCCGTAAAGGCTGCCATGGAAGCAGCCGCCTGTAAATCTTCCACATCAGGAACCAAACTTGATGAGGGCGGGGATGATGACACCTCCTTGAAGAATCTGGTCCCCATGGCGCCAATATTTGGTGATAAAGGAGAGCATGCCAAAAGCCAACATCCTCATCAACAACACCCGTCATTCCATTTGACCAATAAGACTGAGAGTCCTTATGGGTTTTCGGGGAATCGTGGCTTGTCGTCAAATATCGCAATAAACACTGCTTCAATTCATCAGTCAG gtCCCTCGTCTTTAGATCTTCAGAGGCCAGTCTATGCCTCAGGATcgcattccattgatgttggTTACTTATCTGATGGGGACACGGCTTTCTTCAACAACAATAAATCAGCTCAATCTAATTTGGATGATGGTTACTTATCCGAGGGCGGGGCCTCATTTTATGCCCGAAAGATCCAGACTCGAATAGCATTGGAGAAACAGAAAACGGCGGAGGAACAGCGACAGAAATTCAGTCGTCCTTTGCCAGGTCTTCCGGAAGTGTTGAGTGCTAATTCCCCCGGTAACATGAAACCACAGCATTCAAGCCTTAATTGCCAACAGGAATCGATCTATAGAGTGGTTGGAAACCGGAACAAGCCCAAAAGTGAGACTGGTATCCAAACGGAAACCGCTTCAGCCGTGAAGCACAATAACCAACAACAAAACGGCCAGCATGTGGATTGGAAGCAAGCCATGGCTCACAACGCCCGTGTGTTGTCTTCCCAAGAAAAAGCAATGGATGAATATTTGCGAAGACAGCGAGCTGCTGCCGAGCAGCATATCCAACAAGCCAACCACCATCTGTCCCGACAGAGACCCTTGGTTGGAACACGAGAGGATGGACGGGGTGCTAGTAACTATGCTCCTTCTTCAGGATTCCAAAGTGTGCCGGGAACACCATCTGAGACGAGGAAAGCCAGACATCCCAAGACTTCCTCCCCTCTGCCAAATGTGGGAGGCAACGCTGGACCCTCTCCCCATTATTatcaacagcagcagcaacagcaacacgagcaacagcaacagcaacagcagcagcactTGAAGTCCCGTGCTCATTCGAGCCTTACAGAGGGTGTGGGACATTATTTCATGGGCAGCAATCCAAGGGGGAATGGCATGGGTCCCAATGGGCACCATCGCCAACAACAGCATCATCCCCAGTTGTTCAGCAACATGCGGAATGGGGGATCCTTGGAGAGGAAGCCTAAGGGTGGACAGGATCATCAAGCATTTTATGGAGGGACAACATGCAGCAGTGACTCGGAATACGGTCGCCTCTTGAGCACGCCAATGGCCAATCGCAAGAGTTCTGTGCCTACCCATGGAACCAATAACACCTCGCCTTCAGGATCATTGCGACGAGATCCTGCCTTTGGGTCCAAGAGTTTGCCAAAAGGGACCTCGGCCTCATTGAATTATGGCCTCATGCTCGAGAGGATCCAGCAAAAGAGGCAACAGAGAGGCCACACCAGTGGGGCTCTCTCTAATGGAAGGGCTAATGATGGATCGCTCTCCGATTCCAATTACGCCACCTACTCAGAGATCCAAGGTATGAGATCGGGCTCTCAGAGTCCGTTTTCTTGGTTACAACCGGCCTCCACTTACGCCTCTTTGCAAGATCCATATCCgcaatggaatggaaatccCCATGACCCGAGTGAAACGTCGAGCTTCTCGGGAATTGCCTCAGACGCAATGGGAAGTAACGAGTCATTGAACTCGGTGAGCTCCTCTATCCAGCAAGCCAGAGCTAACTCGCTCACCAAAGCGAGACTCATGATGCACCAAAGAAGTATTTCGCCGAGGAACAACGTGAAACCCAATCAGATCTCGAATTCCAACTTCAGTCGGACAACCGAACAAGAAAAGGGATTTCCCTCACAAAACAACGAGTATTATGGTGTTCCGTTTCCAGCCAACAATGGGCCGGGCAGATTCAAATCTCAGCCCACGTCGCCCTCCAAACCGCAAGGTCAAGGACTTTCTCTTCCCCCCAATTACAATGGTTCCGTCTATTCcagtttcaaaaacaacactGACATGGAGCACGACCGTTTCTCCAACCCTGATATGTCAGCCATGACTTTGGACCAAAGAACGGATTATGAGATCCAGAAACTGCGGAAGGAGCTGAGTGATGAGAACGACAAGGTGAAGAACCTCACCTCACAACTTGTGACCAATGCCCATGTGGTGGCTGCTTTTGAGCAAAGTCTTTCCAATATGACCTCACGCCTGCACCACCTGACCTCGACCTCGGAGAAGAAAGACTCCGAGCTAAATGAGCTGAGGAGGACAATAGACAAGTTGAGGCAATCCGGAGCCGACATGGGCTTGATTGCCCAACCCCACGATCTAATGAGGCAAAAATCGACAGATTCGGTCACATCGGTCTGCAGCAATGGGTCCCAAGCCGCCAATGGACAGAACAGAGAACGAGAACAAGGCAGGAAACACTCTGCTCCCTCATCTCAGAAGAGCATTGGCCCTAAGAGATCGGGATGGTTGAGACATTCATTTTCGAAAGCATTCTCCAAGGGAGGGAACGCGGCCAAACCAGGCAAGTGCAAAGGGGGTTCCGTGTCGGATATGGAAGATGGAGGGATCTCCTCGAAGCTGTACTATGAAGATAACAAATCTGAGGGCGAGGGGAAATTCCCCGTCCCTGTTCCTCCGCGGGCATCCTCAGCTGCATCAGGAAGTCTTCTGATTGAGGGTGAACGGCCTCCTCAGCGCGTCGAACCCGAATTGGTAGCAGAGCTGAAGAAGCAGCTTCTGGAAAAGGATTCTCTCCTCACCGAGACGCGATTGGAAGCTCTCTCTAGTGCTCATCAATTAGAGTCCCTCCGGGAAACTGTCACCAAGATGAGTAGCGAACTCATGTCGTTAAAAACCGACAATGAAAGGCTTCAAACCTCATTGGCCACACAGCAACCTGGCGGCTTAAAGTCCTTGTCTTCATCTCAGAGCTCACTCAATGGTTCGTGTTCCATGAATGGAATAAGCACTCACAACCCTGCCAATGAGGTCTATGAGGGCTCCAGAGGCCAGATGACGGGAGAAAGTTTGAGGGACACCAGAGACCGTCCTAATTCCGTGACCATGTCCGAGGTGGACAGTGTGCTCTCTGGACCCTCAAGCCTGGACTTGTCAGGCTCAACGGATCCCACTAATAAGGAAGGCGGCAAATTGGTCACAGTCTCTGTGATTGCGTCAACCACTCGTTCCATTCGCTTGGGAGTGATTTCCGTCAGTGGCAAATCCAATTGGGACCTGCTTGACAGTTTAGTCCACCGGCTCTTCAAAGAGTACGTTATGAGAGTCGACCCAGTGTCCAATTTGGGTCTCAATGCCGAGTCCATTGCGTCTTATGAGGTGGGAGAGATCAAACGCACCAACTGCTCAACTTCAAAGCCCGAGTTCTTGCCTTATGGATACTTTGTGGGCAACACCACCGACATCcgaatcaatttgaaaagagcGGCCCTCAACAGCCAAGTGGATATGGTGGCCTTTGAAACCTTGACCCCGAAATCCATTGTTCAACGCTACGTGTCACTTTTGGTGGAGCACAAGAGGATCATCTTGAGTGGTCCCACTGCCACCGGTAAAACTTTCATGGCCAACACCTTGGCCCAGTTTCTCATCAACCGAAAGCGCGAAAATCCGGGTAGCACGCCCACGAAATCAAATGAAGCACAGCCAAGTGAGACTCAATCCAATCCCATCATGAACTTCCATGTGGACATCCATAACaagaatgatttgaagaaACTTCTTATCCGGATTTGCGAGCACACCCAAAATGAAGGCTCCAAAGGGATTGTACCGCAGGTCTTGATCTTGGACGATCTTCATCATGCTGGGAAGTTGGAGGAAATCTTTGAGAACACACTAACCTTGAGTCCAGAGACATGTCCATATATCATCGGAACGATGACTCAATCCACTACCTCATCAACCACCAACTTGCAACTCAAGCACAATTTCAGACTGGTCCTATTTGCCAATCACATTGAGCCTGTCAGAGGATTCTTAGGCCGATATCTCCGTAAGAAACTTCTGGACGTAGAAACCGAGACCCGAGTTCATGATGGCGATATGTCCAGCATAGTGGAATGGATTCCTCGGGTTTACATTCAAGTGAACAAGTTTTTGGAGTCTCATTCGTGCTCCGAAGTGACCCTGGGGCCGGGAAAATTCCTAAACTGTCCCATAGACATCCGAGGATCTCGGAAGTGGTTCATCGATCTGTGGAACAACACCCTCGTTCCGCATCTCTTGGATTCAGTCCGAGAAGGCCTACAAATGTATGGACGGCGAGTGTCCTGGGAAGATCCCATCCGATTTGTCCAGGAGACCTGGCCTTGGCAGGATCCCCCGGGTGATGACCTAGGAAATGAGGCCCTGGCGCCCATCCGACCCCAGGATGTTGGTTACGACAACGAATCCCCCCTGGCTCCGATGTCTCATAACGGTCGACCTCTGTCCAATTCGGATTCCTTAGGCTCTGGGAACGGGGATTCGGGGAACGGCAGTGACCCATTGTTTAATATGCTCATGCACCTTCAAGAGGCGGCGGCTCATCACCCTCTGCCCGATGATAACTTGGAATAG